The proteins below are encoded in one region of Dryobates pubescens isolate bDryPub1 chromosome 27, bDryPub1.pri, whole genome shotgun sequence:
- the CDKN1B gene encoding cyclin-dependent kinase inhibitor 1B, with the protein MSNVRISNGSPTLERMEARQSEYPKPSACRNLFGPVNHEELNRDLMKHRQEMEEACQRKWNFDFQNHKPLEGRYEWQAVEKGSSPDFYFRPPRLLKAACKSAGRQSLDVNGNCQTMVFVGSQGISEDTHCVDQKTDVSENQTDFAEQCTGQRKRPATDDSCPQNKRANTTEEEVSEDSPSASSVEQTPKKSSPRRQQT; encoded by the exons ATGTCAAACGTCCGTATTTCTAATGGGAGCCCTACCCTGGAGCGCATGGAAGCCAGGCAGTCAGAGTACCCGAAGCCGTCTGCGTGCAGGAACCTCTTCGGGCCGGTGAACCACGAAGAACTAAACAGGGACTTGATGAAACACCgccaggagatggaggaggcaTGCCAGAGGAAGTGGAATTTCGATTTCCAGAATCACAAGCCACTGGAAGGCAGGTACGAGTGGCAAGCCGTGGAGAAGGGGAGCTCGCCCGACTTCTACTTCAGACCGCCGAGGCTACTGAAAGCTGCCTGCAAGTCCGCTGGCCGCCAGAGCTTGGATGTAAACGGGAATTGCCAAACCATGGTTTTTGTCGGCTCTCAGGGAATCTCAGAGGACACTCACTGTGTAGATCAAAAGACTGATGTTTCTGAAAATCAGACGGACTTTGCAGAGCAGTGCACTGGGCAGAGGAAAAGACCTGCTACCGATG ATTCCTGTCCTCAAAATAAAAGGGCCAACACAACAGAAGAAGAGGTTTCAGAAGACTCCCCCAGTGCCAGTTCAGTGGAGCAAACACCCAAGAAATCAAGCCCAAGACGACAACAAACGTAA